CATGTTGTGGTATCCAGTTCTACTTTGGTAACGGAGCCAAATACCATAATTCTTGATTGTTGTTGGGTTCTTCTCGAAGATCTAAGAAGTTGAACATAAAATCTTTATAGTTAGGAGGTTCAACAGAACGGAGACGGAAATATTGCTGAAATGAAATCCCCTAGTTTGATGGAACAACCAAGACATATCacgaaaatgagaaaaattcaGGAAATCTTATAAAATCTCCACAAACAATTTAAACACAGCAGACAGAAACAACCAGGGATTAGTGCATGATGCAGTGCCACAATAACCAAAACATTAAGGTCATACCAATGGTTGAAAGGGATTGTAGGGAAGATATTATATTTGCAAGAATAAGCACAGGTGCCAGGAATGACCATCACTGGACTATAAACAGGCAACAACACTGAACACTTTCATGATTTAAACTAGCCGTTTTGATCTTGCTAgtgatttgtttttttcttgtttatcGACAATCATGAAACTGGATATCTGTACAAAAAGCATCATTTCATGATTGCCAATAGACAAgacaaccaacaacaacaacagagCCTTAATCCAAAGCTAGTTGGATTAACTATATGAATCCCCTTTGATTTTGTTCCATCTGAACAAATTTCTCATTTGCCTATTCAGTTAGGTTCTCCAACACTAAAGTTAGCTAGTTTTGCTTCTAACAAAGAAATCACTAGCAAGATCAAAAAGGCTCTAAGCAAAAATTGACCAATGTAcatttccaaaaaataaaaattggacaTAGGTGTACAACTAGACCTCAATTCCAATTAGATGGTATAGCCTCTATCAAATTTTTCTCTGCTAACAATTTTGCAAAGAGGGACCAATATTGCTCAAATTTGAACATTCTAACCAACTTAAATAAAAGGGCTTCACCCAGATATTGCAGCATTTTCTAACATCATATCATAGCTTGAAATTCCTGTTGCACACCAAGAGACAGGCCTCTTATCTCCTCTTTTAAACTTGGTGGAACACTGTGTTAATTACTTGAGGGGAGTTGATGTTAATTGTTTGTATCATATGCATTAAGTTGTCGGGGTTTGGATGTGCTCCTTAATGCACAAAACAAGGTAAATAGCACTGATTCCAGCACATATTGAGCCAAGAACTTATTATTGGGCAATAAAGATGAATGGGTATTGAAAATGCAATCTCAAAATCCAATCTTTTGAGATAAAGTTTCAAACCGAAAAGAAAGCCACCCTtggataaaataatatacatcAGATTTCACATATGCAACCAAAACTTCATACGATTTACATTTGTTTATTCAAAAGCGCAAATTAATTAGAAcacgtaaaataaaataaaaaactaattaCCAAATACTAAACACCATGCACCAAAAATTGCTATCATTGAACTACTGATCATAACATTTCTAATACATAATCTAAAACTACACTCAGTCCAGATAAACAAGAGAAATGAATCTTAATCATACCTCATTAATAGCCAGCATCTGACCGTTGCTCTTCTTCACCTTCTTAAGCTTCCTCAAGAAATACCTTTATATCCaaccaaatcaaacaaaaccCGGTTAGCATAAGCATTAACCATATATACATAAACAAGAAGATTGATAGGGAAAAAGTTGTAAAATACCAGAATTTGGACTTAGCACGAACTTCATTTGTAGCCCACAACTTCATACGATAAATCTTGGGATGCTCATCTGTTTCAGTGGGCAAGGCTCTCCCGACAACCTGGTACTGATGGAACtgcaataacaacaaaaaataaacaccATTGTTGATCAAACctcaaataaaaatggaaacccAGTAAAAAAGGAAGAGTCTTTACCTTGTACGTCACCATTTCGGCAATGCTCTCTTTCCCTCTGCACTACGTTTGCCGCCGAAGTgagtaaaaagaagaagaaagagcgTTCAAGGTAAAAGTGGCTTTACATAGAGCCCTAGCTCCTAATTTGGGCTACATACATAATTGGGAAGAGGCGGCCCATGTCTTAATGCTCCAATTTTGGGttaatgtttaatttttgttactTATGGGCATAAGCTTATATTTTCTATCATAATCTAACTTGTCTCATAAGGCATAACAGGTTATGTCATTTAGTACTCATTTGATAGGAGGTATTAATCAAAATAGTCCATAGATTAAAATTTAGTCCAACAAATGCATTGTTTGGTTACTTTATTTAACATAATCCATGGATTTGTTATACCTCATACAAGGTCTTATTTTATCTCTAGAAAAGGGAGGGATAACTAATCCAAGGTTTAACAATCCTTGGATAAGACCCCTAAAAGACTAAATTATCCCCAAAAAAACTTCctaattcttttttgtaatttaatgttcctttttatttatatgagaatatttataaatattcttttaactTCTCCAAATTTGTTCCATGTAatttgatgattttcaaattaatatttttttctccatgtttgatttgttacattgagttgattttttccattttttttaaatgtagttTGTCGATTGACCACTTgagctatttttattttttaaaaaaataagcttCACgtatttgaacaatttaagtagCGTTAAATCTATGTTAAATTTAAGGTATATTTGaccaacaaaaaattagaaatatacCGTGCTATCAAGGATCTCTATAGTGGCATATCACacctcaaaattaataatatttttttatatatattttaatatttaacttgACTAGTTTAATGAAATATAGAATCTCATAATAATTCAAAGGTATAATAGGAAAGAAACTTTTTCTAGAGTTTTAAACTAGACATAAGATTAGGTGAGAAACAATGAATCAAACGCTTGATAAAAACTAATCTCTGCATTGCTAAactctgcattactaatccatgcattagtaatccctgcattatacatctttgtaccaaacgaccccttaatccCTACAGAACTTATATCAAGAGAGATATTAATACTCACGGCATAACTTAGTTCCTACCTAACTAATGTATCTAGCATAAGTTCTATTTCAGAATTCCCACAAATTATGTCACAAGAGGCATAACTTAATTCCTACAAAACTTATATCATATAAGACAATTATTTCATATAAGACAAAAAATCTCTAAACTGATGCAAAGTGAATTATCTACTCACAACTTATACTGAATTAAAcaaaaattctctaaatttataTAGAGGCAAATTAAATTTAGCACACAACTTTTCACTAAATGACCATAGATTTGAGAGACAAATAAATACCACCCCGAAATAAGACAATTGGtgcaaaaacttaaaaaacCATCCAACCAATcatatatgatttttaattattatttttttacaagaCTTATATATTCCAGTATGAATTAATAATCATACTGAAAATTAGTATaggaaattttttaatttacgataaatttcaaaatgaattggataaatgtatattaaatctattatatatttaagttttaaaaaaaaaagcattatGAAACTGTATTATGTATTATGTATATCCAAAGAAGCCATAATCTTAAAAAATGGTGAACTTCCCCCAATGGCGCTGAATATAGTTCTGcacttatatttttttgaaataggtaACTTTTAGTTCTGCACTCATATTTTGgggaattttcaaaaaatatacatCACTATTGGAGCAAAACCAAGAAGTACCATAAACATTACAAAGGAAAGTGCCTGTTTAGTATAAGAACCACCCAAGTCAATATTTGCTATACATATTGATTGAGAAAAGGATACATCTTTCAAACAAAAACCAATTGCTTAAGTTGCTCTATCCTCTCTCTTTCCCCCTTTTCTATGGAGATCGCCACGATAAGTTCACATATTGCAGCCTGGATAGCCTCACCAGGAATGAGTTGCCTTTGTCACACCAAAAGTCACAGCAATCAAAGCAAGCATGGCCTGATTTACCGAACAAATAAACAAAGTCAGAGGCTGATATGGTATGAGAAAAGAAATCGATAAATAATGGAGTGATGTGCAGACTGTGCTTCTATTGGGTACTGCAGAAATCAGAAAGCTAATCAGTGCATAGCTACAACTGCTTGGATGGTAATAACAAACATTTGTCCCCTCCCCCCTTCATC
The Solanum stenotomum isolate F172 chromosome 12, ASM1918654v1, whole genome shotgun sequence DNA segment above includes these coding regions:
- the LOC125846982 gene encoding 60S ribosomal protein L18a-2, which produces MVTYKFHQYQVVGRALPTETDEHPKIYRMKLWATNEVRAKSKFWYFLRKLKKVKKSNGQMLAINEIFEKNPTTIKNYGIWLRYQSRTGYHNMYKEYRDTTLNGGVEQMYTEMASRHRVRHHCIQIIKTATIPAKLCKRESTKQFHDSKIKFPLVFKKVRPPSRKLKTTYKATKPNLFM